The sequence below is a genomic window from Chondrinema litorale.
GAATTTATAAACGATTCGAAAGCGACCAATGTAGATGCCGTAAAATATGCACTTGATGCATTTAATACTTCACTAATTTGGATTGCTGGAGGTGTAGATAAAGGCAACGATTACAGCGAGATTGCTGAGTTGGTAAAGGCCAAAGTAAAAGGGCTGATTTGCCTTGGGAAAGACAATGAGAAACTAAAAACAGCTTTCAGCGAAACGGTAAGCTTTATATATGAAACTGAAGATATAAATGATGCTGTACTTACGGCTTATCATCTGGCAGAAAAGGGAGATGTAGTATTGCTCTCACCAGCTTGTGCCAGTTTCGATCTCTTCAAAAATTATGAAGATCGAGGCGATAAGTTCAAAAAGGCAGTAGCAGAGAATCTCAGTTCTTTTAAAAAAAAAATTGAAAGAAAATTAATCAACACATTGTAGCAGGTTGTAAAAAGATAAACATATGCAAATAGAAGAACACGCAACAGGCAGCATTTATAGATACTTACAAGGTGACAAGGTGATCTGGGCAATTAGCATCATCCTTTCTCTAATTAGTATTTTGGTGGTTTATAGTGCTACCGGAAATTTGGCTTTTAGAAGTGCAGATGGTGATACTGAGCACTTTCTTATTAAGCACACATTCCTAATTATTTTAGGCTTCGTTGCTATGTTTTTTGCACATAGAATCGATTATCGCTTCTATTCAAAATTATCTAGATATGCTTTGCTAGCATCTATTCCATTGTTAATTATAACTTGGCAATTTGGTTCAAATATCAATGAAGCATCTAGATGGATTGTAATTCCTTTTACAAGTTTTTCATTCCAGCCTTCAGATTTTGCTAAACTGGCATTAATCTCAAATGTGGCTAGTATGCTTTCTAAAAGGCAGATGAGAATAAGAGACGATCAGAGAGCAATTAACCCAATGTTGATTTGGAGTGGTATAGTTTGCGGATTAATTGGTTTGACTGACTGGTCTAGTGCATCAATTCTGTTTTTAACAATTTTACTATTGTTTTTTATTGGTAGAGTTCCAGTAAAATACTTAGGAATGATGCTGGTAGTAGGAGCAATGGCAGGTTCATTTGCATTTACTTTTGGCCAAAGAAAAGACACTGTAAGCAGCAGGTTAAGTTCATTTATGAACAATAAAGTATCATTCCAGTCTGAGCAGGCATTCCTAGCAGTTTCAACTGGTGGAATGTTCGGGAAAGGATCTGGTAATAGTGCAGCTAAAAACTTTTTACCTCACCCATATTCAGATTTTATCTTCGCAATTATTGTAGAAGAGTACGGAATGTTTGGCGCTATTGTAATTATAGCTGCATTCTTAATAATTCTATATCGGGGAATGCTCATTGTGAGTAATAGCCAACGGGCATTTGGAGGCTTGTTGGCTGCTGGGCTTACTTTTAGTTTGGTTTTGCAAGCATTTATACACATGGGTGTAGTTGTAGGTGTTTTGCCAATTACAGGTTTACCATTACCATTACTCAGCATGGGAGGTACCTCACTTTTATTCACTGGTATGTCAATCGGTATGTTGTTAAGTGTGAGTAGAACAGAGGAACTTGGAGAAGATGATTCACTAAGAAGAAACCTGAAAAGAAGAGTAATAAGCAGAAATAACGCGATATAAATTAGAAAAACGAAATAAGAAATTGACAAATAAAGGAGAACATATTAAAGTAATCATTAGCGGTGGAGGCACTGGTGGACATATCTATCCGGCTATTGCCATTGCTGATGCTTTAAAAGATATGGACTCCGAAACTGAAATTCTGTTTGTTGGTGCAGAGGGAAAAATGGAGATGGAAAAAGTACCCCAAGCAGGATATACTATTAAGGCATTGCCAGTAAGTGGTTTGCAAAGAAAACTCACATTAAAAAACTTGAGTGTTCCTTTTAAACTATTTAAAAGCTTAAATGAAGCAGGCAGAATAATTAATGGTTTTCAGCCAGATGTGGTAGTAGGAGTGGGAGGTTATGCCAGTGCACCTGTATTAAGAAAAGCGCAGAATAAAAAAATTCCAACGCTTATACAAGAGCAAAATGGCTATGCAGGGTTAACCAATAAAATGCTTTCGAGCAAAGCTTCAAAAATTTGTGTGGCTTATCCCGGAATGGAGCAGTACTTTCCTAAAAATAAAATTATGTTTTTAGGAAACCCAGTAAGAAAAGATATTGGCAGTTTGGAT
It includes:
- a CDS encoding FtsW/RodA/SpoVE family cell cycle protein, encoding MQIEEHATGSIYRYLQGDKVIWAISIILSLISILVVYSATGNLAFRSADGDTEHFLIKHTFLIILGFVAMFFAHRIDYRFYSKLSRYALLASIPLLIITWQFGSNINEASRWIVIPFTSFSFQPSDFAKLALISNVASMLSKRQMRIRDDQRAINPMLIWSGIVCGLIGLTDWSSASILFLTILLLFFIGRVPVKYLGMMLVVGAMAGSFAFTFGQRKDTVSSRLSSFMNNKVSFQSEQAFLAVSTGGMFGKGSGNSAAKNFLPHPYSDFIFAIIVEEYGMFGAIVIIAAFLIILYRGMLIVSNSQRAFGGLLAAGLTFSLVLQAFIHMGVVVGVLPITGLPLPLLSMGGTSLLFTGMSIGMLLSVSRTEELGEDDSLRRNLKRRVISRNNAI